DNA sequence from the Anthonomus grandis grandis chromosome 9, icAntGran1.3, whole genome shotgun sequence genome:
atcgtttaagtcaagagcaacgtatagctatcgtgaaaaggtattacgaaaatgcgcaatcgattagagcctgttatcgtgctcttagagaagattttggccatcgtggacggccttctgagcttgcaataaggcgcacaattaataagtttgaacgggagtacacttttctggataataagccaccaacgcgCAAGAaccgctgaaaatatcgccgctgcaagagaaagtgttgacgcgaataacaatgtgtctgttttgcgccgttctcagcaattaggcatttcaccaatgtctctgcggcgcattttgaagaaagacttaggcctacatccatataagatggttctaactcaagaattgaagcctgctgaccatggtttgcgaagaacgtttaccgactgggccctgttgcagttgaAACAAAATGCagattttgggaaacaaatcatcttttcagatgaagcccatttttgtcttagtggcgttgtcaatacgcaaaattgccgcttctggtgtcagaacaatccccagaaattagtacaggtgccattacacccgttaaaagtgactgtgtggtgtggtttgcatgtcggtggtatcatacttttttgaggatcCCCTGCATCCTACTGTGACAGTCAACGGAGAGCGCTAccgcgacatgataacaaactttctttggcctgcaattgatggtggagacttcgaacagaattggtttcaataggacggagcaacatcacacaccgcccgagccacaattaatttattaagagagcgttttgaagatcgaataatttcgcgtcatggcaatatcaactggccaccaaggtcctgtgatcttactcccctggacttttttcattggggatatgtgaagtcgaaggtgtattctaacaatcctcaaaccatcaatgagttgaaagttaacataactagggttattcgcgaaattcagcccaacttattagaaaaagtgattgaaaattgggttcataatctaaacgtctgccgccgtagccgaggtggacatcttaatgatattttgtttaaaacataatgttacataataaactacaacatgaaacatcaatcatagaaattaaccaattcgtttttattttttagcaatttaaacttatatcattcttattgaTAGACCCTATACTATAGAAAGTCTTAAGTGTGATTTGATCAGTGGAAAATAAGTACCTAGTTTTTGCAATAGTGGTACCATCTTTCCTGGTAGTAATTAGGTTAAGGGAAAATCAGCACCAGAccaaatattgatatttttaaaggacaattattttaaaaaattgctaataTTCTCGTTGACATGTTGCATAGGGCTATGGCGAATTTCCACGAACGGCTTCTAGAGTGTACGAGCCCTAATAAATAcacttattaacttttttacctttctagataaaaaaattaaatttggtatatcgatagaatagttataaaagTATCTTTTGATATATTCTGCTATTTTTCATTGATGCCGGTgtaacaggaagtgacactaacttatatattttaaatgggacagctggtatattattacgtattgtggtaaaaatcaatattctgAGGATAATCATACCGCATTTGCTACTTACCTAAGCTACTACCAAATGCAGCATCATTGTTctcagaatataattttttatcgaaatacgtGTACCAAATATCAAatgtctcatttaaaataagaaagtcaGTGTCACTTCCGGTTAAACAGGAAGTCACAGAAAACAACTGAATTTGTCAAAAGATGCTCCTTTAACAATTCCTTCAAtatatcaaatttcatttgtttatcttgaaaattaaaatagttcCTGTGTCACCCAGTATATGTTGGAACAAACcgtcattttaaaataatatgtaaattaatCGAAAATcattcattgtatttttttttcttatgtaaatatgaaataaacaaccttttttatgatgtttaatattgtttttataatctatttatatattttagttagaatttaattatttggtaaatattcgaaaaatgctaacaactaaatattggaacaagttttaaaaaaggaaagtaAAAATTAGTACGTGTGTTAGTAATGTGATGACTAACAATAATGTTATGTTCTCCCAtccatttttttgtagatttagCAGTATGATATGAGGCACCGTCCTGTTGGAAGATAAAATCTCCAAATAGCTACAAATTTGCTGCACTtggtaaaagaaaatattcgaGAGAAGGTCTTCATATTTTTCTGCATGTACCACGCCATCAATAAAGTGTAACGTAACCTTTTAAGACAATCCTTATGGAATGATTCTGTTTTGTCCTGAATCACACGCTTTTGATAATCTTCGACACAgacataaaaattgttttctttggCCTaggtgaataaataaaaaaaatgagaataaTATCGCACAGAACAGCCTATTAAACATACCTTATAAAAACTAAGACCGCTCTTGTGAATATATTTGCGACAGCATTCTCTGAAAACATTCATCCCACTTTCTCTATTCCATCTTGTAGTTAGAATGTTTCTTCTTCGCgacttacaaattttaatcaaattctTTACATTCCTTTGAGAAACAACTTTTGCACATCTTGAGCTTTTGTCGTGAAAACCAATACTGGCAGTTTCAccataattttcaattatattgaATACAGTAgtttttgcaacatttattttactcGAGATCTCACGCATTGTTTTTCCTTTATGATACTGCCAGATAATAATTTCTCGCATTTTTAGATCAGTAGATTTTCGACCAGCCAATATTGTATTTACTCGTAATAAAAGTAACAGTAATTCATTATCAATAGTCAAATGACGCGTCAAGACTTtattaaatcctaaaaataattccgtaaatcctaaaaaatgttattattttaatattttctatatttctttattattatttttttatttataaaaaaataaataaattaaaaaaactacggtaaattggaattttatttgcaaaatgacTACTTGTTCCAATATATAATTGTTAGGGCTCGTATTGAGGGAGGGAATGCCATTTAACAggaattatttttaggaaataaaaattgtatatgagCTTTTTATTGTCttactgtattttatttaaattaaattagcatTGAAATATTAAAGTAATCAAAATTTCCCGCTCCCAAGGATCACCTATAATTGTAATGTTactattaattttgtaaattgattgctttaatattaatgtgtcttgaaaacaaaatttattttttttaatatgttctaATACcaccaaattatttttcctatGATCGAATAGAGAATTGAGGAGCAACTTTTTAAAACGCATTTTGTCCAAATTGGACAAAATTGAGCTTGAAGCGGATTTGCAAATTAATTATTGTGTTCTACAATCCTGTAAAAATGAAACATTTCAAACGGCATTATGTCACTGTGTAGTCGACGTGCAAAGTATAGGGTTCACattaaaatgcattttgtcCACAGATGTAGTCGAATCAAAACGCATTATGTTATTTCGCCACTAGAAGGCGCTGTCTCGAGCAAAACATATAAAGCTGATATATAAAGCTAGTGTTGTGttagttttgtttgttataaCCTGCAATTCAGTAAGTTTCTGCAGTGGAACAGGTGCATATTGTCCAGttacattctttaaataaaatatttagggaaAATGGGAAATGGATTATGAGAAGAGGTAAGTATTGCTCgtttgtaacaataaaaaatattcacacctatacttattttttatagatatcaaGACCCTGACCCTTTGTTGCTTAATTTTCAACCACCCTGCCTCCACAGAGAAGGAAAATTTAACTGTCTCAGTATTTCAAGAAGCATCCTAGCAAAAGCAAAGAggaaagttttttataaaccaGACAGAAAGGAGCAAGATAAAAGACTGTACTTTTTACTGGATGTTGCTCAACCAAAACGCAGCCGAGTTCGTGGTGAGGTGAGAAAAAACAAGCCACATCGCGTTgcagttaaatatttcttcatatctacaaaaaaacaaaGACTACCTGTATGCTCCAAGTTTTTTGCTAAGTTGTTTGGGGTCGGTCAACGAAGACTAAACACAATTGCTGACGGAATTTTATCTGGAATCGGGATCGTAGAGAAACGAGGAGGGGATCATAAACTTCggaaattttctgcaaaaagaaAGCAAGTGTACGAGTTTATTTCTAATTTGCGAGGTTGCGAAAGTCAGTATGCACGAAATAAAAGCCGTAGACTTTACTTACATTTATCTTTGAACATAAATCGACTTTTTCACCTTTACAATACTACCGTTGAAGACGAGTTGAAAGTGGAAAACgtttttcgtaaaaattttTGAGACAAAGTTTAATCTAGGGTTTGGCTTTCCCGCTTTCGATACCTGTAGCTATTGCGCTAGACTTAAAAGTGAAATTCAGTCTTGTGAAAATGGTGTTATCAAAGAAGGTTTAATTTCAAACATCGTAATTCACAAAAAGAGAGCTAAAGCTTTCCATACTTTGATGAAGCAAATCCCAGAAGCGAGCATAACGTACGTGTTTGACTTGCAACAAGTGCAAGCAATTCCCAAAGTCAATATTGGTGAGCCTTTCTATTCGTCGTAAGACTGATGTTGCAACTAAAAACCCACATTTTTATATCTGGAACGAGACACAAGCTGCAAGAGGTGCTCAAGAAATTTCTTCAGCTTTGATagactttttagaaaaagtacATATTGAAGATTCGGTAACGCAAATTAGGTTTTTTGCGGACGGCTGCGCAGGCCAAAACAAAAACCAACACGTCATCCATGCCTTAACATACTGGCTACATAAAAAGTCCCCAAGAAACATAAAACAGATAGTAATATATTTCCCAGTTCGCGGCCACTCCTATTTACCTGCTGACAGGGTATTCGGTCGAGTTGAGAAACATCTACGAAAAACTGAAGAGGTGTTGAGCCCCATAGcttatatcaaaatttaccaacaATACGGAATTGTCAGGGTTTTAGGCGAAGACTGGTTCCTTAAAAACTACAAAGATCTCagaaaactactaaaaaaaattgatggaatTAGTGACATGAAaggaatatttttacaaaaaattataaaaaacagctACGTTGATATTAAGATAAAACTTAATAGAGCCCACCTATATGTTTGACGACGGTTCGAAGCACCCAATGGCAGTAACAAAACGAGGCCAAACTTTGATAAGGGATATGCAGGATCGCTGTAACATACCACTGGTAAATAACatcaaagaagaaaagaaaactgaTGTGCGAAAGCTGCTTTGTGCAAGATTTGGACAAGACTGGGAGTTTAAAGTTCCGCTTTCTTCGCTCTTGTTTTTTGATCATGCCTTAAACACCACGACGGAACCAGAAGCTGAAATTCCAGATCCTGCAGATAATTTAGGTGAAGAAAATCCCATGTGCGACTGCCTCAAAGAAGACCCTAACCAGgaacaaatttgattttttttttcaagtagacTTTGTATGTTATTAACATTAGTATTATTTGTaactttgcatttttcgaagaaattaaacaaaaacaaaaaaacatatttctggTACCTAGTTGACATTTTATCCTTAAGGTCGAATAATTTCACTACCAACaccagttttttgtaaaacgAATAAATTGGCAATCAGCATTAGGTCCAATTTTGAACgaaacaaaactaattttatacATTGTTACGAATCAACACGCATTAAGTCCaaaaattttttcgatttttccagattttctaataaatattgatttaactgAGATAACTTAATGGGTTTTTATGTTCATTTCTATCAAAACAACTCCatgttgtaaaaatatatagcagGGTATTAAGAATATGGGtagaacaaaaacacaaattataataactattcttttatttttattactttatttataagCAGCGAATGCAGCAAAAGTCGAAAAAGGAATGAATCTTAAATATATCCCTTTTAATACAGACTAATACGGACCTAATGAATCGGTCTTTGTATTAGTAAAAACACTACGTCAGTTATTATACAAACGCATTTATATTACAGTTGCTTTCTGTTTTCATAAAGAAAGATGACGATGTGGATATTggcttaaactaaatataaacatcTTAAACCTCTccaataatagaaatatattgaGTCATATTTGTTGACTATTAAATACATCTATTTCAATACagggtttaaaagaaaatcgtttttcgtcaatacccaaaaaagtattttttggacaaaatgcgATTTGAAAAGTTGCTCCTCAATTATCCTCGACTCCAATTacgcatttatttttttgataacagTTTACAAAACGGTTTTATGCTATTTTACTACTAtaagaaaatttctttatataGGCGTCTTCTAATGTCTCTATAGAACACAAAACTGTGGGTGCTgctataaaaaaagtgtttttttgtttttttttaccctaCAACCTTCCGGGAACCGGGAGTGAATAGGGATGCTGGGTAGTATGaattaactataaaataagGTGAAACAGCATTTGGActacataaataaattcaaaaagcAGCTACAAggtgttttttaacaaaataagagtcaaaaaaccctaaaaaaacaaaatcttttcacattttttcaaaacatacaATGCAAGAACTCCACAACCAATGAAACTTGTTTTCTGCTTATTCACTGAACTAGGGTAATGATGCCAAATTGACATACAAATAAGcaaaatactgaaaattatttttatatgggaAAAAGGGTTTACACTATATCCaggttatatttgtttaaattttcgattttattgaaatatacttACAAGGGCGTTTAGTTAAATCTCAACGGACTTTTACCATAATGGGATTATTAGACGCATTGAGCAATCTCATATagtattttccaaattttcgtttattttttatatatattttttttttaactgaatagATACCTGGAGTTTTATCGACTTTAAGTATCTTGGATTTATCCctttaaaatatgctaaaataGGGGTTTAATCTAGACTATTTGATGATAGTTTAATGTTGCTATTGATTATTACATTATCAAACTTGGAGGGCATAAGCCCCCACATGTGCTCGATGTCCCAACCCAAGCCAAAATCCACCAGTTTTCAGCGATTGGAACTCATCACTAAAAACTTCCTCATTGTAAAAGTCCAACTGCCACAAtccattgtttttgttttgaaaagcacactgcaattatatattttaagataattttcagttttttttaattgccttttgTTGCCAGCTCCACTCTATATACTCAGAGAAAATATTCCAGAAGAGACATGGCAACCGCGCGTTTTAACGAAGTATTTAGAATCATTTAGCTACGTAATCTGAGACATACGTAATTACACCtttataataagaagaaaagagatAGATAAAAACAGAACAAACGTGTTACAAAATTTTgccgattttattaaaactttttgtttttctacattttttctAGAGTATTTGTAAAAGTTATAGCTAACATTTTAGGAAAAACCAAGAAAATTGTGTTATTTAGTGAATTAATGcccaaaaatgtaattttaaggCACCCAACAGTACCATTTACTTTAAATGCTGTAAGTTTGGTTGTTTTTTGCGAGAAATTTCCCATTTACTGGTAAAAAAGCTGAAAAcccttttgtaatttttttaaaatatattacattaattttaaaccgctttttttaattataggtattaattttattttgaatcattttttttccCCACACATTGTTCAAATCATCCCACTGTTTCTAGAGTAATCTAGACGGGTGTATTACGATAACGCGTACATCGCGTAAATCGTCTAGAATACTAACCTGCCGCAAGCTGGAATTTTCGAGAGGCTTGGCGCGCGACTATAAAATATGTAAGATTTGTTCAGGGACAGCAGATTCGAATAGCGTGAGCGACTGAAAAGTGAAAGCAGCGAATAAACAGGCAATTTTCTCAGTGAATTTATCCTGTAAGGTGCTAAATAGTGTGCAAATTAACCAAACAAAAATGTCTCTATTGCCATATTTATTGAATGAATCCGCTCTGATTCCACGGCAGCAGTGGATATCATTGTTTTGTCCGGAAGAAGTTCTACGTCCTCTGGATTCTGCTCTGAACCAGGTAGCTGCTCTGGACAAAGATGTGTCAATTTCATTGGACAAGGATAAGTTCCAAGCCAACATCGATGTTCAACAGTTTAAACCAGAAGAATTGACTGTCAAGTTAAACGACGATAACACCGTTACCGTGGAGGGCAAGCACGAAGAACAGCAAGACGAACACGGGTATATATCCAGGCATTTCGTGAGAAGGTATGTCTTGCCTGAAGACTGTGACATCAAGGGGTTGCAGTCGAAACTATCCAGCGATGGAGTGTTGAGTATTACAGCCCCGAAAAAGCCTAAACACAAACAGGTTGAATATAAGCAGATTCCTATCGTGAGGACCGGCCCGATAAAAAGAATCCAGGATAAAGGAAAGGGAGAACCGACACCAAAAAAGAAAGCTTTATGAACCATAGTGAGTCATCCCATTTAAGTCATTATTAGTAAATACtgttactttaattttatttattcttttcatGTAATGTTTTTCATTAAGACTGagtatatttttagattagtcACCTTGTtgtaatatgaaaaataaataagtttacgtTTGATAGATAtggtgttttaattataaattgacCTAAATAACCTACCTTAttaatgcttggaataaatttaatctGCCTTTATGGTTTGCATAAATAGTCTCTTTAAGCATTCATTTAATGCTCTCTAGTGGAAATTATGTAAATTTGGATTCAAAATTGTTATGGAGAACTTTAATTGTGTGAAGGTCGCATCGGATCAGTTGCCAACCAGCTATGTCGCATGCATATcaccaaagaaaataatagtaaactatagaaaatctatcccgtgtaaattttttgaccacCTAAAAGGATCCCCGCTTTTCGAGCATGGATCCATCGGTCAAATTACACGTTGAAATCTGGGCGATCGCTTGGCtgtgttgcaaaatttaatttggcgGCTGCGACTCGGCTGATcaacacaatattatttttgttattcgcttagaacattgaaaggcttaGATCATTGAaggccttttaatgttctaaggttaTTCACTCTTGTGACGGACGTATCGATACAGGTTATCAACACCGGCAAAGCTCTCCGTCGATTTTTGACAAaacttatttacaaataattctgttattttttttaaaattttgtcactGGTTCTGTAATACATAATGTCGGGCAATGTATGCCAATATTATGACTGTAGGCGAACTAGAAGAGAGAATCCTACGttaaagatgtttaaatttccttataaaaatccaAGTATTTGCGAACGTTGGATTTTAAATTGCGGTAAGCCCTAGAGTTCTATAAACAAACTCAACTTTAACAGTGCCTTAGTAAgtaagtacagggtgttccatttaagaggaaaaacggcatattttttgactttcccggtatatttaaaaaatttgaagatagccaatcgacgtattttaactcggagaatttgaaaatcgtaataagaaaacaaaaaagactgacgacattgttttcttatggattttcaaattctccgagttaaaatacgtcgattggctatcttcaattttgtaaatatatggaaaaagtaaaaaatatgctgtttttcctcttaaatggaacaccttgtacCTAAAGTTCGTTTCATGGGCCTTTAACTTCTAGGGTGGCTCCTAGAAGAGCCAGGTATAAATACGTGTATTTTTACGCAAAGTTACAGCTAAATACCTGTGAAATGAACATCACCTACAATCAATATCTATCTCAAGTTTTAATTGGGAACTATTCGGCaatgaaaattacagttaaccaaaaactataattttctgacttttaggtaaatgaaaaatgtgtaaGGTGGGTGATGTACAAAGTTCATTTTTgaatactgaaaattaaatttaaagaataaaaatatataataccggtttaaatagtcaaattccaaaacaataattactttgagataaaaccttaaaaatagtaacataacaaataataatacttatttattagagtaaactaggcgttttaaaattactgccttCGCTAAAGCTCGTATAGTAAACTTCATCATTTTACTTCCTATTAATCATTTTACTGCCTCATCTGTAACAGTCAATAAAGTGAACTTTTGGTACGAGAAAGGGACACGCTGTATTAAAAATctgcatattttatttacaatttttttgtcaaccGCTCATTTTTTCAACTAGTTTGTGGATTTTTTAgggagaaaattaagaaaacaatacccattaattgcatcaaaatttatgttttttttaatctgaaacaccctgtattctcatatttatgaaaaatcctACAATTTGAGTTTAAACACTTAACTGTAtcaattatacagggtgtccggaagctagatgcaatcctttaagggggtgatagctgacttaatttcaaacattttaagctaaatatgtgtaggtcgaaacttgtttataatttttttatggcaatttttgcatttttctcaagaaataccaaaatttcacacttctACACAAACAGTAttgtaaaatggaatttaccAACCAAGAGTACGCTGACATTGTCTTCACATATGGACGCGCCAACGGTAATGGAGCTTTGGCACGACGCTTGTACCAGGAACGTTATCCAGATCGGAGGTTACCAAActtcagggtgtttcaaaacaccTTTCGTCGTCTTACTGAAGTTGGCATTGGGAATAATCCGGCACGTGGAGTCAACCCTGGCCATAATAATGTAGAGATTGAGGAGCAAATACTGGAAGCATTTACCGCAGACCCTACTGCAAGCGTCAGAAAAGTAGCTGAAGACCTTGACCTTTCTAGATGGAAGGTGTGGACGACCATGAAGAAAGATGGACAGTATGCCTTTCATGGTACAGGGGTGCAGGGCTGTATGCAGGAATGGGCTGCCAAAGATGCAAATCCGcattggaaaaaacaaaaatcatttcagaacagattttcgatcaatgtgtgggccggagtaataggcaggactattattgggccacattttctaccagagaatttaaatggtgttaaatggtgccaactatttagattttctacaaaatgatatccccgttcttctagacgaagctggattattggaacgagaaagaccaataatctttcagcaaaatggttgtccagcgcattggtccttggctgtcaggaattacTTAGACGACTGTTTTCCGGACGGTTGGATCGTTAGAGGCGGAACCTTTCCTTGGCCTCCTCAatcgcctgacctaactccgttggattttttcatatggggccgggcagaggagcttgtatacaccaccgaaataagaataagagaaaagttgattcgcaaaataaatgaagcatttgacaggatgaaagaagataTGACCATAAGAGTATCCACCACAGAAGTAACAAAAAGGGCTCGtgcctgtattagaaataatggattgcattttgaacatgaacaataaatagtttaaacaaaattatgttttatttaacattaaaacctaaaataaccccacaatcggggccctaatgcttagtaggcttatgagaggtctcagtctaataatttttgtttacatgacctgccgcacaaaagaggccataattctgagaattggccagggATCGGTATGAGTGATATCTGAAAATAAAGGCCGTTTCaatgtctttattttttctataagtttacacagaagcttggaattgatcgtatttttattaatacacattagacaaaacaaaataaactttgaaactccgatactaattgtaacttgcgctctattactatttaag
Encoded proteins:
- the LOC126740754 gene encoding alpha-crystallin A chain-like isoform X2, whose protein sequence is MSLLPYLLNESALIPRQQWISLFCPEEVLRPLDSALNQVAALDKDVSISLDKDKFQANIDVQQFKPEELTVKLNDDNTVTVEGKHEEQQDEHGYISRHFVRRYVLPEDCDIKGLQSKLSSDGVLSITAPKKPEHKQVEYKQIPIVKTGPIKRIQDKSEQVSKKKAS